A portion of the Etheostoma cragini isolate CJK2018 chromosome 13, CSU_Ecrag_1.0, whole genome shotgun sequence genome contains these proteins:
- the rps6ka4 gene encoding ribosomal protein S6 kinase alpha-4, giving the protein MPGDASDSSDDSDTKANEKACTVKHQITNANLTGHTERVGMENFELLKVLGTGAYGKVFLVRKNTGHDVGQLYAMKVLKKAAIVQKAKTTEHTRTERQVLEHIRQSPFLVTLHYAFQTQSKLHLILDYVSGGEMFTHLYQRDHFPEEAVRIYIGEIILALEHLHKLGIVYRDIKLENILLDSEGHVVLTDFGLSKEFLEEEKERTYSFCGTIEYMAPEIIRGKSGHGKSVDWWSLGILMFELLTGASPFTLEGERNSQSEVSKRILRCDPPFPSMIGPTAQDLLKKLLVKDPHKRLGSGPRGSEDIKAHTFFKGLNWADLALKKVPSPFKPELKSELDVGNFAEEFTGMDPVYSPASTPPSTDRLFQGYSFIAPSILFNKNAVMGDFVQSQIGADRPASASVQRSAMLEESHFFQHYELCLHGPPLGEGSFSVCRKCRHKQTGHEYAVKIVSRRMEANTQREVAALRQCESHPNIVKLHEVYSDQYHTYLVMELLGGGELLERIKRKKLFGEAEASQLLQSLVSAVSFMHENGVVHRDLKPENVLFSGEGEDSVLKVIDFGFARLCPAGSAPLQTPCFTLQYAAPELFESAGYDKACDLWSLGVILYTMLSGQVPFHSEQRGMTSSYAADIMQKIKEGDFSLDGEAWKGVSEDAKELVKGLLTVDPEKRLKLSDLKENSWLQGGASMSTTPLCTPDVLESSGPTVRTYVNATYKAFNRGKREGFFLKSVDNAPLAKRRKLKMTSTGVETRWSSSSSSSSSSTSSSASTSATASKIQPKQTVTTKQTVTPKQS; this is encoded by the exons ATGCCTGGGGACGCATCTGATAGTAGTGATGACTCCGAcacaaaagcaaatgaaaagGCCTGCACCGTCAAGCATCAAATCACCAATG CTAACCTCACAGGTCACACTGAGAGGGTCGGCATGGAGAATTTTGAGCTGCTCAAAGTCTTAGGCACTGGAG CTTATGGAAAAGTGTTTTTGGTCAGGAAGAACACCGGTCATGATGTGGGCCAGCTGTATGCTATGAAG GTGTTAAAGAAAGCAGCTATTGTTCAAAAGGCCAAGACAACAGAACACACTCGCACTGAGAGGCAGGTGCTGGAGCACATCCGCCAGTCCCCCTTCCTGGTCACGCTCCACTATGCCTTTCAGACGCAGAGCAAACTCCATCTCATCCTGG ACTATGTGAGTGGTGGGGAGATGTTTACTCATTTGTACCAGAGGGATCACTTTCCTGAGGAGGCAGTACGGATTTATATTGGGGAAATAATCCTGGCTCTGGAGCACCTGCACAAG CTTGGGATTGTGTACCGAGACATCAAATTAGAAAACATTCTTCTAGACAGTGAAGGCCATGTGGTGTTGACTGATTTTGGACTCAGCAAGGAGTTTTTGGAAGAAGAG AAGGAAAGGACCTACTCTTTCTGTGGCACCATTGAGTACATGGCACCGGAAATCATCAGGGGGAAATCTGGCCACGGCAAG TCGGTAGATTGGTGGAGCCTTGGAATCCTGATGTTTGAGCTTCTAACGGGCGCATCTCCTTTTACCCTGGAGGGGGAGAGGAACTCCCAGAGTGAGGTGTCAAA GCGTATTTTGCGCTGTGATCCTCCGTTCCCCTCCATGATTGGACCCACTGCTCAGGACCTGCTGAAGAAGTTGTTGGTGAAAGATCCGCACAAGAGGTTGGGCTCTGGACCCAGAGGGTCTGAAGACATCAAAGCACATACCTTCTTCAAG GGACTGAACTGGGCCGACCTAGCACTGAAGAAGGTGCCAAGTCCATTCAAGCCAGAGCTTAAGAGTGAACTTGATGTGGGGAACTTCGCTGAGGAATTCACTGGGATGGATCCTGTCTACTCCCCGGCGAGTACGCCGCCAAGCACCGACCGTCTGTTCCAG GGTTACTCCTTTATTGCTCCCTCCATCCTGTTCAACAAGAACGCGGTCATGGGAGACTTTGTGCAATCCCAGATTGGGGCTGATCGTCCAGCTTCAGCTTCTGTCCAACGCAGTGCAATGTTAGAG GAATCCCATTTTTTTCAGCACTATGAGCTGTGTCTTCACGGGCCACCCCTAGGTGAGGGTAGCTTCTCTGTGTGCAGGAAATGCCGACACAAACAAACTGGCCACGAGTATGCCGTCAAGATCGTCAGCCGCAG AATGGAGGCAAACACCCAGAGGGAGGTTGCTGCTTTGAGGCAATGTGAGAGTCACCCAAACATTGTAAAGCTGCATGAAGTCTATAGTGATCAG TACCACACATATTTAGTGATGGAGCTTCTGGGAGGTGGGGAGTTGCTGGAAAGGATCAAGAGGAAGAAACTCTTTGGAGAGGCCGAGGCCAGTCAGCTGTTACAGAGCCTGGTCTCAGCTGTTAGCTTCATGCACGAGAATGGAGTCGTCCACAGAGACCTCAAACCAGAG AACGTGCTGTTTTCAGGTGAGGGGGAGGACTCTGTGCTGAAAGTAATAGATTTTGGATTTGCCCGCCTGTGCCCTGCAGGCAGTGCCCCCCTGCAGACTCCCTGCTTCACGCTGCAGTACGCTGCGCCTGAACTTTTTGAGAGTGCAGGGTACGACAAAGCCTGTGACCTCTGGAGTCTTGGGGTCATCCTG TACACCATGCTGTCAGGCCAGGTGCCATTTCATAGTGAGCAGCGGGGGATGACCTCATCTTATGCTGCTGACatcatgcaaaagattaaagaGGGTGATTTTTCATTGGATGGGGAGGCCTGGAAGGGCGTATCGGAAGATGCTAAAGAGCTTGTTAAAG GCCTACTGACAGTGGACCCAGAGAAGCGTCTTAAACTCTCTGATCTGAAGGAGAACAGCTGGCTGCAGGGCGGAGCATCCATGTCTACCACTCCTTTGTGCACTCCAGATGTGCTAGAGTCTAGTGGGCCTACTGTCCGCACCTATGTCAATGCCACCTACAAG GCTTTCAACCGTGGTAAGAGAGAGGGCTTCTTTCTGAAAAGTGTTGACAATGCTCCCCTCGCAAAACGCAGAAAGCTGAAGATGACAAGTACAGGCGTGGAGACCCGATGGAGTTCATCCTCATCTTCGTCCTCTTCTtccacttcctcctctgctTCCACCTCTGCCACAGCATCCAAAATACAGCCAAAGCAAACTGTGACCACAAAGCAAACTGTGACCCCAAAGCAGAGCTAG